AGAGAGGAAGGGTTTATTATGTCTCAGAGAAGATTTTATCACTTGCTAGCACCGTAGCTCCTGAAAATTTAGTCAGCTTTGGTACCTGTTTTGGAAAGTTTACTAAATCTGGCAAATTCAAACTACACATCACTGCTTTACATTATCTTGCACCATACGCACAGGTAAATGGCTCAAACATCCTATTGTCAGTCAATAATTTCTAACAATTCTTTAGATACTGTCTCAatctaaattttcattcttcatttgTAGCATAAAATCTGGTTGAAATCATCAGCGGAGCAACAGTTCTTATATGGACATCACGTTACCAAATCTGGGTTGGGAAGGATAACAGAGAACACCGCACAGTATCAGGGTGTCGTAGTTTATTCCATGAACGATTTGCCATTGGTGAGTGTTGACCCTTATGAATGGCTGCTTCAAATGACCTCTACTATTATTGACTTTGCATGTATTTTATCCAGGGTTTCGGGGTAGCGGCAAAGAGTACCGCAGACTGTAAGCATGCTGATCCTATGTCAACGATTTGCTTCCACCAGGCAGATATCGGAGAATACATCAGATCGGAGGATACGTTGATGTAACCAGGACtgaatttcgtatttttagaTGTGAGTGCTGGCATGAGACAgctcaatatatctatgatgcaGATGAAGTGGGATAAATACATGATGTGGAATAACTCTCATTCTTCGTTGTCCACTAgagttgataatttttggatGTGACGTGTCGTTGGACTTGGGGCGAGATAAATAGAGTAATGAATGATCGTCGTTGGTACAAATAAgcgaaaacaaacaaaaaaaaaagaaaattgtgcaGAGTTGAAGTTTCAGGCTACCTTACATTCTCAGTATCCTACTCCTGGTGGTCAATAATTCTACAGAAGGTAATTCTATtacttattaatttattataagaTGAATGAAACAATCCAATGTTCATCGTGTCAAAGACAAATGttgttcaataattattactttgtgtataataataattgtacagCCTTATCCGCTCACAGCGGCTACATTGAATTgaatagaaattaaaaattctcagCGTTCTATACACTGCCTTGAACAACCAGCCCGTCAGTTCAATACCATGTAGAGCACGCtccgaattatatttttcacttgaaATATTCTCATTGCTTCCCATAATTAAATAGCGACGTAGTTTCCaagtattttattcaaataaccAAAGGTGTGTCCTCCTGAAAATCCAATCGATGGATGTTCGATACTACGAACTAGCTGTTCTAAATTCTTTTAGTTTCATTACCGCAGTTATTACAATTGGAGGAATTAGCTGCGATATACTTAAACGCGCTTCTaagacatgaaaaaaaaaaaaacatttgtgCGAACTCAGTATACATTTTATAACTTATATCACAAGCAAAAATTAGTCCGAGGGAATCTCCAATCTTCTACAGCGGGTGGCTTTAGTTCATCAATTCTTGGGTTCCGTTGGTTCTTctgcaaaaaaattcgaaaatttaacccacatattttttattgtatacACTAGAGAGAGCGGTCGACGAATTTCATATCGTCTGTCATCGAtgacgagaattttttgaatgtgccgaaaaaattatattacacatGTAGTTTACGTTGCGGCCAGTGCTCAGCACACCCCGACATATGTTGTTTGAGAAACGCTtccatgattttttatttgattcccACGTACCTTATCTGACTAATCGTTAATAACATTAGAATTTATCTCGTTCCAATTATCTATAATCAGCGAGAAACAAGAAGCTCATACTAGACAATTAATTTTGTTGtggtattttttgttctctttctcCAATAATTCTGGATTAGATAACGCTAAAGTAGGTATGACtgcgaaatttatttataagttGATCTAAACTTGCATTTGGAAacgcgtttttttatttccgaaggAGAGTGGAGAAGGAATAATACTTAGTTAATGGGATAGATATATCAGATATagcaaaaataatcgaattgcGAATGGGCATAAAAATGGAAGCTTATATTCCGATTATTGGGAAAAATGTATCGAATTAAAATACCGTTGGACCATATATGATTACGTTTCAACGGTGGCTGTCGATACCCGAAATGTGGCAATATTTCACGCGTAGTATTACCACTGTCGGCCCTACCTTTCATCCCCTAGATCCCCCCTTCTGTTTTATCTTTGTTGTTTCAAAGGGAATAAAACGGTGGACTATTGTGCTAACGGTTTCATAGGCATAGATCGTAATTTCGGCATATTTTTTGtacagcaaaaaataaaattcttcgataattttttctaataaaaaattgcataCCTGCGGAAACAGCGATAAAGGTTCGTGACTCCGGTATAGAGACAGGCAAATCCTTGTTTAGATCCTTCATTTTTAACAAGTGTTGAGCGATTCTCTGGCGTGGATCTGAGCGTGACAAAGTTTTCGTTGttttctgaaataattaatgattaacATCGGTCTTCTATTCTGacaaatagaaatttttgtaaattggGAAAAGCATTTCTCACTCAGCTCCTGGGTGAGGACTTCGAGTTGTTCTTTTTCGGTTGTTTGATGGTCAACAGATATTAGAAAATCTAACGAAGTTTCAAAATGTTTCAGCGAGTCGGTCCtttgatcgttcgaaaatGTTCGTTTACCGTAACGACTTCCCAAAAAGAATCTATCTATGCGAGGCGATACCTCAACGTCTTTAACCGACGTTTCGTCATCGGCGTCGTTCTTCGGTAAATCATTTGGCACCGCACCACCGCTACGTCCATACCTGCTTCCCGACCAAAATGAGAAACCtgacgaatagaaaaaaaaatatcttatcCACCGCACAGAGATCTCAGGTTGTTCAAAGCGTTTCGAGGTTGGTCGTCTCACGAAAGTCTGACGACCGGTCGTCCAGGGGTCAGAAACAAGGTGGAGG
This region of Athalia rosae chromosome 7, iyAthRosa1.1, whole genome shotgun sequence genomic DNA includes:
- the LOC105683582 gene encoding uncharacterized protein LOC105683582, whose protein sequence is MFLNAISRRFVKSGISPGCSMTIEITAWIWIVYMVTTVVTAQNFYTNGRYGKRQDPGQGFSFWSGSRYGRSGGAVPNDLPKNDADDETSVKDVEVSPRIDRFFLGSRYGKRTFSNDQRTDSLKHFETSLDFLISVDHQTTEKEQLEVLTQELKNNENFVTLRSTPENRSTLVKNEGSKQGFACLYTGVTNLYRCFRRRTNGTQELMN
- the LOC105683583 gene encoding 60S ribosome subunit biogenesis protein NIP7 homolog, which produces MKRLSEENTKLVFEKLTKYIGANVKLLIDRPDGIYCFREQRGRVYYVSEKILSLASTVAPENLVSFGTCFGKFTKSGKFKLHITALHYLAPYAQHKIWLKSSAEQQFLYGHHVTKSGLGRITENTAQYQGVVVYSMNDLPLGFGVAAKSTADCKHADPMSTICFHQADIGEYIRSEDTLM